In Solanum pennellii chromosome 3, SPENNV200, a single window of DNA contains:
- the LOC107014031 gene encoding auxin-responsive protein SAUR72-like, producing MNMDIPSNNKQLLRSGSSCNKIRQIVRLQQLLKKWKKIAAASPSSTHLQRNTSSGTSINKFLKKTLSFSDKEDVNNSNSNNNNNNVPKGCLAVLCVGKEEEKRFVIPMDYLAHQSFQVLLREAEEEFGFQQQGILKIPCQISLFDKILKTIQSNKQQPNDDTTIHNNVVGACCCSPDNHQQQHNIMPPQLCSI from the coding sequence ATGAATATGGATATTCCATCAAACAATAAGCAGCTTCTTAGGTCTGGAAGTTCTTGTAATAAGATCAGACAAATAGTTAGGCTTCAGCAGCTGCtcaaaaaatggaaaaagattGCAGCTGCATCCCCTTCTTCTACTCACCTTCAACGCAATACTAGTAGTGGTACTAGCATCAATAAGTTCCTCAAGAAAACTCTTTCATTTTCAGACAAGGAAGACGtcaataatagtaatagtaataataataataataatgtccCCAAAGGATGCCTTGCAGTACTATGCGTTGGCAAGGAGGAGGAGAAGAGATTTGTCATCCCAATGGACTACTTGGCCCATCAATCATTTCAAGTCCTCTTGAGAGAAGCTGAAGAAGAGTTTGGTTTCCAACAACAGGGAATCCTCAAGATTCCTTGTCAAATCTCCCTTTTTGACAAGATTTTGAAAACCATACAATCTAATAAACAACAACCAAATGATGATACTACTATTCACAATAATGTCGTCGGCGCCTGCTGCTGCTCTCCAGACAATCACCAACAACAACACAATATCATGCCTCCTCAATTGTGCAGTATATGA
- the LOC107014356 gene encoding uncharacterized protein LOC107014356 isoform X1: MLERNGIPYLMAVAGTHFTVVQQPQVLLAPKSCSIYSRTFSFPSGKSRSNHQFQFQYHTKSKYGVLNCICCSTDSNSSRGFGPSDGNTNKGKNSATARRQAKGTVRPQRNSSTRQSDDLLNQAPRLNSTNDVRKSKSVGSDLQFEERLEVVKRSALQQKKTEEEKAYGAIDYDAPVESRSTTIGLGTKIGVGAAVIVFGLLFALGDFLPSGSVSPTEEIASKGKRIAEDERANLLKTLQQFEATLASSPEDPISLEGAAVTLSELGEYNRASSLLEELIKKKPSDPDVYRLLGEVKYGLMDYEGSAAAFRMSAMVSGTIDFEVQRGLTNALIAARKPDEAVQMLLASRKSLKEEKTSGSSDGTKNSAAKSKSEVDPIQVDLLLGKAYSEWGHISDAVSVYNQLISTYPDDFRGYLAKGIILKENGNVGDAERMFIQLMSQARFFAPENAKALVDKYSK; this comes from the exons atgttagAGAGAAACGGCATACCTTATCTAATGGCCGTTGCAGGGACTCACTTTACTGTTGTTCAGCAGCCGCAAGTGTTGTTAGCTCCTAAGTCTTGCAGTATTTATAGTCGAACATTCTCTTTCCCTAGTGGTAAAAGCCGGAGCAATCATCAGTTCCAGTTTCAGTACCATACCAAGTCCAAGTATGGGGTTCTGAATTGTATATGCTGCTCTACTGATTCAAATTCAAGTCGTGGTTTCGGTCCGAGTGACGGCAACACTAACAAG GGTAAGAATTCTGCAACCGCCAGAAGGCAGGCCAAGGGCACAGTGCGGCCGCAAAG GAATTCATCTACCCGACAGTCAGACGACCTCCTTAATC AGGCACCTCGTTTGAACTCTACGAATGATGTCAGAAAGTCAAAAAGTGTGGGGTCAGATCTTCAGTTTGAGGAACGGTTGGAAGTAGTAAAAAG GTCGGCGCTTCAGCAGAAAAAAACAGAGGAAGAGAAAGCATATGGAGCAATTGACTATGATGCTCCGGTTGAGTCCAGAAGTACTACAATCGGACTGGGTACCAAG ATAGGAGTCGGAGCGGCTGTTATTGTATTTGGACTCTTGTTTGCACTTGGTGACTTTCTTCCCTCTGGAAG TGTTAGTCCCACTGAGGAGATTGCCAGCAAGGGTAAGAGAATTGCTGAAGATGAGAGAGCTAACCTCCTG AAGACACTTCAGCAATTTGAGGCTACACTGGCTTCATCACCAGAGGATCCCATCTCGCTTGAA GGAGCTGCTGTGACCTTATCAGAACTGGGGGAGTACAATCGAGCCTCTTCCCTTCTTGAAGAATTGATTAAG AAAAAACCAAGTGACCCAGATGTTTACCGTTTGCTTGGAGAAGTCAAATATGGactgatggattatgaagggaGTGCTGCTGCTTTTAGAATGTCTGCCATG GTATCCGGAACTATTGATTTTGAAGTTCAACGTGGCCTTACAAATGCACTAATTGCCGCGAGGAAGCCAGATGAG GCTGTTCAAATGCTTTTGGCATCACGCAAAAGtctgaaagaagaaaaaactagtGGTAGCAGTGATGGAACCAAGAACAGTGCAGCGAAATCAAAGTCAGAGGTAGACCCAATTCAA GTTGACCTGCTTCTGGGAAAAGCATACTCAGAATGGGGCCATATCAGTGATGCCGTGTCTGTATATAATCAACTCATTTCTACCTATCCTGACGACTTTAGGGGTTACTTAGCGAAG GGTATCATTTTGAAAGAGAACGGAAATGTTGGTGATGCTGAGCGGATGTTTATACAA TTGATGTCACAGGCGAGATTCTTTGCACCAGAGAACGCTAAGGCGCTTGTTGATAAGTATTCAAAATGA
- the LOC107014356 gene encoding uncharacterized protein LOC107014356 isoform X2 — MLERNGIPYLMAVAGTHFTVVQQPQVLLAPKSCSIYSRTFSFPSGKSRSNHQFQFQYHTKSKYGVLNCICCSTDSNSSRGFGPSDGNTNKGKNSATARRQAKGTVRPQRNSSTRQSDDLLNQAPRLNSTNDVRKSKSVGSDLQFEERLEVVKRSALQQKKTEEEKAYGAIDYDAPVESRSTTIGLGTKIGVGAAVIVFGLLFALGDFLPSGSVSPTEEIASKGKRIAEDERANLLKTLQQFEATLASSPEDPISLEGAAVTLSELGEYNRASSLLEELIKKKPSDPDVYRLLGEVKYGLMDYEGSAAAFRMSAMVSGTIDFEVQRGLTNALIAARKPDEAVQMLLASRKSLKEEKTSGSSDGTKNSAAKSKSEVDPIQVDLLLGKAYSEWGHISDAVSVYNQLISTYPDDFRGYLAKGIILKENGNVGDAERMFIQARFFAPENAKALVDKYSK; from the exons atgttagAGAGAAACGGCATACCTTATCTAATGGCCGTTGCAGGGACTCACTTTACTGTTGTTCAGCAGCCGCAAGTGTTGTTAGCTCCTAAGTCTTGCAGTATTTATAGTCGAACATTCTCTTTCCCTAGTGGTAAAAGCCGGAGCAATCATCAGTTCCAGTTTCAGTACCATACCAAGTCCAAGTATGGGGTTCTGAATTGTATATGCTGCTCTACTGATTCAAATTCAAGTCGTGGTTTCGGTCCGAGTGACGGCAACACTAACAAG GGTAAGAATTCTGCAACCGCCAGAAGGCAGGCCAAGGGCACAGTGCGGCCGCAAAG GAATTCATCTACCCGACAGTCAGACGACCTCCTTAATC AGGCACCTCGTTTGAACTCTACGAATGATGTCAGAAAGTCAAAAAGTGTGGGGTCAGATCTTCAGTTTGAGGAACGGTTGGAAGTAGTAAAAAG GTCGGCGCTTCAGCAGAAAAAAACAGAGGAAGAGAAAGCATATGGAGCAATTGACTATGATGCTCCGGTTGAGTCCAGAAGTACTACAATCGGACTGGGTACCAAG ATAGGAGTCGGAGCGGCTGTTATTGTATTTGGACTCTTGTTTGCACTTGGTGACTTTCTTCCCTCTGGAAG TGTTAGTCCCACTGAGGAGATTGCCAGCAAGGGTAAGAGAATTGCTGAAGATGAGAGAGCTAACCTCCTG AAGACACTTCAGCAATTTGAGGCTACACTGGCTTCATCACCAGAGGATCCCATCTCGCTTGAA GGAGCTGCTGTGACCTTATCAGAACTGGGGGAGTACAATCGAGCCTCTTCCCTTCTTGAAGAATTGATTAAG AAAAAACCAAGTGACCCAGATGTTTACCGTTTGCTTGGAGAAGTCAAATATGGactgatggattatgaagggaGTGCTGCTGCTTTTAGAATGTCTGCCATG GTATCCGGAACTATTGATTTTGAAGTTCAACGTGGCCTTACAAATGCACTAATTGCCGCGAGGAAGCCAGATGAG GCTGTTCAAATGCTTTTGGCATCACGCAAAAGtctgaaagaagaaaaaactagtGGTAGCAGTGATGGAACCAAGAACAGTGCAGCGAAATCAAAGTCAGAGGTAGACCCAATTCAA GTTGACCTGCTTCTGGGAAAAGCATACTCAGAATGGGGCCATATCAGTGATGCCGTGTCTGTATATAATCAACTCATTTCTACCTATCCTGACGACTTTAGGGGTTACTTAGCGAAG GGTATCATTTTGAAAGAGAACGGAAATGTTGGTGATGCTGAGCGGATGTTTATACAA GCGAGATTCTTTGCACCAGAGAACGCTAAGGCGCTTGTTGATAAGTATTCAAAATGA
- the LOC107014798 gene encoding transcription termination factor MTERF2, chloroplastic isoform X1, whose product MSSHCLLSNLSFAVPNSKPQLFPIPFSCHCNTFFYCNLIRPEQVCHKLRSYAPLVPLAARSSSSKRTEDTEEVIAEAREAVSYYLQELGVSHKESIEVALNSPNYVSMLIDSVRELDEFSLWNSTDFEKAYDPVPAIPPFKSKVYLMAKQKGDKGMLPFLESIGLTLSSATHLARYLSSNSLFQTLPTLINKVKYVKKIFFANSDDGGHIARNARQMMMHLSISIDEDVQQTLSFFEKIQARRGGLHLLGSQDASFRHLIESFPRLLLLPKESHMKRLMVFLDDIGVVEGCKRQILLLFPPIIFYDIEKDVRPRLQAILKDGLEAKDFGQMLLKYPWILSRSILQNYENILIFFDDEKVPKISVAQAIKSCPLLLGLSVNKLKLVVEQLRDFGIRNQKLGKVIATSPQLLLQKPQEFHQIVCFLRDLGLDDDIIGRILGRCPEIFASSIGRTLKRKLNFLMGIGVSRSHLPRIIRKYPEFFVCDIHRALRPRMMYLMHVGLSKREVALMVCRFSPLLGYSIDEVLKPKVEFLMNSMGKPISDVVEYPRYFSYSLEKKIKPRYWVLNDRNLECSLKSMLGKNDEEFAAEFGKGKMLVPPL is encoded by the exons ATGTCTTCACATTGCCTTTTAAGTAATTTGTCATTCGCCGTCCCCAACTCAAAACCTCAACTTTTCCCTATTCCTTTCTCTTGCCATTGCAATACCTTTTTCTACTGCAATCTTATACGTCCAGAGCAAGTCTGTCATAAATTGAGGAGTTATGCGCCACTTGTACCTCTTGCTGCTAGGTCTTCGTCGTCAAAACGAACAGAAGACACGGAAGAAGTAATCGCTGAAGCTAGGGAGGCTGTCAGCTATTACCTACAAGAACTTGGTGTTTCTCATAAGGAATCCATCGAAGTAGCCCTCAACTCACCTAATTACGTTAGCATGCTGATAGATAGCGTCCGTGAACTGGATGAGTTTTCCTTATGGAATTCCACTGATTTTGAAAAAGCATATGACCCGGTTCCTGCAATTCCACCTTTCAAGAGCAAGGTCTACCTGATGGCAAAACAAAAAGGTGATAAGGGTATGCTTCCCTTCTTGGAGAGCATTGGCCTCACTCTCTCTTCCGCAACACACTTAGCTCGCTACCTTTCCTCTAATTCTCTGTTTCAGACACTACCTACCCTTATCAATAAG GTTAAGTATGTGAAGAAAATATTCTTCGCAAACAGTGATGATGGAGGACATATTGCTAGAAATGCCCGGCAAATGATGATGCACTTGTCCATCAGTATTGATGAGGATGTCCAGCAGACCTTGTCATTTTTTGAGAAG ATCCAAGCAAGACGTGGAGGTCTACATTTGTTAGGTTCTCAAGATGCATCTTTCCGACATCTTATTGAGTCATTTCCACGACTTCTTTTGCTACCTAAGGAGAGTCATATGAAGCGCCTGATGGTATTTCTTGATGATATTGGAGTGGTGGAAGGATGTAAGAGACaaattcttcttttatttcCGCCTATTATTTTCTATGACATTGAAAAGGATGTTAGACCAAGACTGCAGGCGATCCTTAAG GATGGTCTGGAGGCTAAAGATTTTGGGCAGATGTTGCTGAAATATCCATGGATTCTTTCAAGGAGCATTCTGCAAAACTACGAGAACATTCTGATTTTCTTTGATGACGAGAAG GTGCCAAAAATTAGTGTAGCTCAGGCAATTAAAAGCTGCCCGCTCCTTTTGGGGTTGTCAGTTAACAAGCTGAAATTGGTGGTGGAACAGTTGCGTGACTTCGGCATTCGAAACCAGAAGTTGGGTAAGGTGATTGCTACAAGTCCTCAGTTATTACTACAGAAGCCTCAGGAATTCCATCAG ATAGTGTGCTTCTTAAGGGATCTAGGCCTGGATGATGATATTATTGGTAGGATTCTTGGTCGCTGTCCTGAAATTTTTGCATCGAGCATCGGGAGAACTCTTAAGAGAAAACTCAACTTCCTAATGGGTATTGGAGTTTCCAGAAGTCATCTTCCCAGGATTATCAGGAAATATCCCGAGTTTTTTGTATGTGATATCCACAGAGCTTTACGTCCAAG AATGATGTACTTGATGCATGTTGGGCTTTCGAAGAGGGAAGTAGCACTAATGGTTTGCAGGTTCTCTCCATTGCTTGGCTACAGCATAGACGAAGTTCTCAAGCCTAAGGTAGAATTTCTGATGAATTCAATGGGAAAACCAATAAGTGATGTAGTTGAATACCCAAGATATTTCAGCTATTCTTTAGAGAAGAAGATAAAACCTAGATATTGGGTGCTCAATGATAGAAACTTGGAATGCAGCTTGAAAAGTATGTTGGGTAAAAATGATGAAGAATTTGCTGCAGAGTTTGGAAAGGGGAAGATGCTTGTCCCCCCACTTTAA
- the LOC107014798 gene encoding transcription termination factor MTERF6, chloroplastic/mitochondrial isoform X2 has protein sequence MSSHCLLSNLSFAVPNSKPQLFPIPFSCHCNTFFYCNLIRPEQVCHKLRSYAPLVPLAARSSSSKRTEDTEEVIAEAREAVSYYLQELGVSHKESIEVALNSPNYVSMLIDSVRELDEFSLWNSTDFEKAYDPVPAIPPFKSKVYLMAKQKGDKGMLPFLESIGLTLSSATHLARYLSSNSLFQTLPTLINKVKYVKKIFFANSDDGGHIARNARQMMMHLSISIDEDVQQTLSFFEKIQARRGGLHLLGSQDASFRHLIESFPRLLLLPKESHMKRLMVFLDDIGVVEGCKRQILLLFPPIIFYDIEKDVRPRLQAILKDGLEAKDFGQMLLKYPWILSRSILQNYENILIFFDDEKIVCFLRDLGLDDDIIGRILGRCPEIFASSIGRTLKRKLNFLMGIGVSRSHLPRIIRKYPEFFVCDIHRALRPRMMYLMHVGLSKREVALMVCRFSPLLGYSIDEVLKPKVEFLMNSMGKPISDVVEYPRYFSYSLEKKIKPRYWVLNDRNLECSLKSMLGKNDEEFAAEFGKGKMLVPPL, from the exons ATGTCTTCACATTGCCTTTTAAGTAATTTGTCATTCGCCGTCCCCAACTCAAAACCTCAACTTTTCCCTATTCCTTTCTCTTGCCATTGCAATACCTTTTTCTACTGCAATCTTATACGTCCAGAGCAAGTCTGTCATAAATTGAGGAGTTATGCGCCACTTGTACCTCTTGCTGCTAGGTCTTCGTCGTCAAAACGAACAGAAGACACGGAAGAAGTAATCGCTGAAGCTAGGGAGGCTGTCAGCTATTACCTACAAGAACTTGGTGTTTCTCATAAGGAATCCATCGAAGTAGCCCTCAACTCACCTAATTACGTTAGCATGCTGATAGATAGCGTCCGTGAACTGGATGAGTTTTCCTTATGGAATTCCACTGATTTTGAAAAAGCATATGACCCGGTTCCTGCAATTCCACCTTTCAAGAGCAAGGTCTACCTGATGGCAAAACAAAAAGGTGATAAGGGTATGCTTCCCTTCTTGGAGAGCATTGGCCTCACTCTCTCTTCCGCAACACACTTAGCTCGCTACCTTTCCTCTAATTCTCTGTTTCAGACACTACCTACCCTTATCAATAAG GTTAAGTATGTGAAGAAAATATTCTTCGCAAACAGTGATGATGGAGGACATATTGCTAGAAATGCCCGGCAAATGATGATGCACTTGTCCATCAGTATTGATGAGGATGTCCAGCAGACCTTGTCATTTTTTGAGAAG ATCCAAGCAAGACGTGGAGGTCTACATTTGTTAGGTTCTCAAGATGCATCTTTCCGACATCTTATTGAGTCATTTCCACGACTTCTTTTGCTACCTAAGGAGAGTCATATGAAGCGCCTGATGGTATTTCTTGATGATATTGGAGTGGTGGAAGGATGTAAGAGACaaattcttcttttatttcCGCCTATTATTTTCTATGACATTGAAAAGGATGTTAGACCAAGACTGCAGGCGATCCTTAAG GATGGTCTGGAGGCTAAAGATTTTGGGCAGATGTTGCTGAAATATCCATGGATTCTTTCAAGGAGCATTCTGCAAAACTACGAGAACATTCTGATTTTCTTTGATGACGAGAAG ATAGTGTGCTTCTTAAGGGATCTAGGCCTGGATGATGATATTATTGGTAGGATTCTTGGTCGCTGTCCTGAAATTTTTGCATCGAGCATCGGGAGAACTCTTAAGAGAAAACTCAACTTCCTAATGGGTATTGGAGTTTCCAGAAGTCATCTTCCCAGGATTATCAGGAAATATCCCGAGTTTTTTGTATGTGATATCCACAGAGCTTTACGTCCAAG AATGATGTACTTGATGCATGTTGGGCTTTCGAAGAGGGAAGTAGCACTAATGGTTTGCAGGTTCTCTCCATTGCTTGGCTACAGCATAGACGAAGTTCTCAAGCCTAAGGTAGAATTTCTGATGAATTCAATGGGAAAACCAATAAGTGATGTAGTTGAATACCCAAGATATTTCAGCTATTCTTTAGAGAAGAAGATAAAACCTAGATATTGGGTGCTCAATGATAGAAACTTGGAATGCAGCTTGAAAAGTATGTTGGGTAAAAATGATGAAGAATTTGCTGCAGAGTTTGGAAAGGGGAAGATGCTTGTCCCCCCACTTTAA